The Chloroflexota bacterium genome includes the window TTTTGCCCATTGCAGCTAACGTCCCCGGGTTGCCGAACCCGAAGTCCTGGGCGCGGCCTTTGCGCCTTTGCCCCTCAGCAAATGCCGTGACCAGGCGAGGGTTGGGCGAAGTGAGCGAAGCGAACGAAGCCGGCAACCCGGTGTTAGGCGATGGACAATCTAACCGGGTTTGCCCGGACGGCAAACCCGGTGATTCTGGATCACCTCTCTAACGCACCGTGAATAAACAGCAGCAACCAGTACCGCGAGCAAGGTCTGTTTCATTCACTTGTTGGCCCGCAGCCACGCTCGTCGCGGTGGATATCACGGCTCTCCACCGGCTTGAGATGGCGGTGCCCACGTAAGATGTGCAATGTCGTTGACGCTTGTGATCTCGACCGGCACCGGTGGATAGAGCGGCCAATCCGGACGCTCCGCCTGGGGATCAGGGATGAGACGCGCTCGGGTAATTGATCCGTTCTCCAGTTCGAACCATAGCGGCGTGCGGCGATCGATACCGAGCAGGATATGCAAGAGGTAGTTCCCACAGCCACCGTGGGTCACGAATACGACATGATCCTGATGCGTAAACTGTTGACGCACGCGATTGACGGTCTCCTGGCAACGCAGCCAGAAGGCGTCGTAATCCGGATCGCCATGGCTCCAGCCAGCCTCGGTGATCGTTGCGGCAAGCGCCGCACGGGGAAACTGCGCTTGGAGTTGGTTTCGTGGTAAACCACGATGGCACCCGCTAAAACCCTCGCGCAACTCCGGCCAGACTTGGATCTGTGGGATAGCGCACTTTGCTGCAATGGCGTCAGCAGTCGCCAGCGCACGGAGGAGTGGACTGCTGATTACGTGAGTGACCTTTTCAGTGGAGAGTTGGTGCGCGGTCGCTCTCGCTTGCGCGATACCACGGGGCGATAAAGCGCTATCGGGGTCCGTGTAGAACTGTGGGTCAGTTTGTCCCAGGCATTCGCCATGGCGAACCAGTGTGAAGTGCATACGGTGGTCTCTCCGGGCAAGAATACGCGGCGCAGCGTATAGCAAAACTGGCACCTGTGCGTCGGCGGACA containing:
- a CDS encoding histidine phosphatase family protein translates to MHFTLVRHGECLGQTDPQFYTDPDSALSPRGIAQARATAHQLSTEKVTHVISSPLLRALATADAIAAKCAIPQIQVWPELREGFSGCHRGLPRNQLQAQFPRAALAATITEAGWSHGDPDYDAFWLRCQETVNRVRQQFTHQDHVVFVTHGGCGNYLLHILLGIDRRTPLWFELENGSITRARLIPDPQAERPDWPLYPPVPVEITSVNDIAHLTWAPPSQAGGEP